A window of the Henckelia pumila isolate YLH828 chromosome 3, ASM3356847v2, whole genome shotgun sequence genome harbors these coding sequences:
- the LOC140888395 gene encoding uncharacterized protein, with product MSDNKESDKQKGDVTEKSTTPYHLSANDNPGNIITQVQLGGKNYDEWARVMRTALRAKKKFGFIDALRSTITYQEIAKELWDDIKERLSIGNGPLIQKLKSKLIECKQQGMAIMNYYGKLKMIWEELDRPRGSGRGVSRGQGGQKPSVFARGRGRNGQFRANTTQVTALESTSNGQPSEADKHGLNGLSSEQWNMLVNLLNNQKEGNQGRLNGKKNELKWIIDTGASHHMTGNLDTLIDVQKFMPCRIGLRNGKEAVATKEGSLTLDAHLKLKNDHRSRMLIGVGEQLEGLYYFRGLTSNKAMQTTKKDTMDLWHRRLGHPSGKIIRLLSVVYDNSDKAKPFKVYVGHFDDFVTEGDVEEHAEHVNERTADVSLKETSETVGNEESVVAMALTASIEPSSFSEAMKDEKWRHAMNQEIRALEDNSTWDVVSLPPGKRAIHCKWVYKIKYKADGTIERYKARLVILGNRQVEEIDYNETFAPVAKMVTVRTFLAVAAARNWELHQMDVHNAFLHGDLEEKVYMHMPPGFHPTKPGMINVLVYVDDIIVSGNDHAAIEAFKAYLSKCFYMKDLGILKYFLGIEVARGPDGIFLSQRKYSLDIISETGLLGAKPASLPLEQQHNLALANGDLLSEPEHCRRLVGRLIYLSVTRPELSYCVHTLAQFMQQPRDEHWESALRVVRYLKGNPGKAFYCDQNVIYIFLLGVTPIGQVAHLLVAL from the exons atgtCTGACAATAAAGAAAGCGACAAGCAGAAGGGTGATGTGACAGAGAAAAGCACAACACCATATCATCTCTCGGCTAATGATAATCCGGGAAACATTATCACACAAGTACAGCTAGGAGGCAAGAATTATGATGAATGGGCGCGAGTCATGAGGACAGCTCTACGTGCCAAGAAAAAATTTGGCTTCATTGACG CTTTACGTTCAACTATAACCTACCAAGAGATTGCGAAAGAACTATGGGACGACATCAAAGAACGTCTCTCGATTGGGAATGGACCACtgattcaaaaactcaaatctaAGTTGATTGAGTGTAAGCAACAAGGCATGGCCATCATGAACTACTATGGAAAATTGAAGATGATATGGGAAGAGTTGG ATCGGCCTCGAGGAAGTGGCCGTGGTGTAAGTCGTGGACAAGGAGGACAGAAACCATCTGTTTTTGCTAGAGGAAGAGGCCGCAATGGGCAGTTTCGAGCCAATACTACGCAAGTGACTGCCCTGGAAAGCACTTCTAACGGGCAGCCGAGCGAAGCAGATAAACATGGATTGAATGGCTTGAGCAGCGAGCAATGGAACATGTTGGTTAATCTGTTGAACAACCAAAAAGAAGGCAATCAAGGAAGATTGAATGGTAAGAAAAATGAATTGAAATGGATAATTGATACAGGGGCTTCACATCACATGACAGGAAATCTTGACACCTTAATAGATGTGCAAAAATTTATGCCATGTCGCATCGGGCTGCGAAATGGAAAAGAGGCAGTAGCCACGAAAGAAGGGAGTCTTACTTTAGATGCAcatttaaaactaaaaaat GACCACAGATCGAGGATGCTGATTGGTGTGGGTGAACAACTAGAGGGACTCTACTACTTCAGGGGTTTGACATCCAACAAGGCTATGCAGACAACTAAAAAGGATACAATGGATCTTTGGCATCGAAGGTTGGGCCATCCCTCTGGAAAAATAATTAGATTACTTTCGGTTGTTTATGATAATAGTGATAAA GCAAAACCATTCAAGGTGTATGTCGGTCACTTTGATGACTTTGTCACCGAAGGAGATGTGGAAGAACATGCAGAACATGTAAATGAGAGGACTGCAGACGTCTCTCTCAAGGAGACATCCGAGACAGTGGGGAATGAAGAATCAGTTGTTGCAATGG CTCTCACAGCAAGTATTGAACCTAGTTCCTTTAGTGAGGCAATGAAGGACGAGAAATGGCGACATGCGATGAATCAAGAGATACGGGCATTGGAAGATAATTCCACTTGGGATGTTGTGTCCTTGCCACCGGGAAAAAGAGCTATCCATTGCAAATGGgtttataaaatcaaatataagGCAGATGGAACGATCGAGCGCTACAAAGCTCGATTAGTGATTCTTGGAAATAGACAGGTTGAAGAGATTGACTATAACGAGACTTTTGCGCCTGTAGCAAAAATGGTTACGGTTCGCACTTTTCTAGCGGTGGCAGCAGCTAGGAATTGGGAACTTCATCAGATGGATGTCCACAATGCATTTTTGCATGGTGACTTGGAGGAAAAAGTATACATGCATATGCCTCCTGGGTTCCATCCTACGAAGCCAGGAATG ATCAATGTTCTTgtgtatgttgatgacattattgTGTCAGGGAATGATCATGCAGCTATCGAAGCTTTCAAGGCTTATTTGAGCAAATGTTTTTACATGAAAGACCTCGGGATCTTGAAGTACTTTCTAGGAATTGAAGTGGCTCGTGGTCCCGATGGCATTTTTCTATCTCAGCGAAAATATTCCTTGGACATCATCTCTGAGACAGGTTTACTTGGAGCCAAGCCTGCTTCTCTTCCGCTCGAGCAACAACATAATTTAGCATTGGCAAATGGAGATCTTCTATCTGAACCTGAGCATTGTCGGAGGTTGGTGGGACGACTGATTTACTTGTCCGTTACACGACCTGAGTTGTCCTATTGTGTTCATACTTTGGCACAATTCATGCAGCAGCCACGAGACGAACATTGGGAGAGTGCTCTCCGCGTTGTACGCTACTTGAAAGGGAATCCTGGCAAGGCATTCTATTGCGATCAAAATGTGATCTACATATTTCTGCTTGGTGTGACTCCGATTGGGCAGGTTGCCCACTTACTCGTCGCTCTTTGA